The genomic window TCCGGTTATCGTGAGTGACTAACAAAATTGTACAGCCTTGTTCTTTGGCTAATTGCTGCATTAAATTGACTACATCTCTTCCTGATTTACTATCTAACGCAGCTGTAGGTTCATCGGCTAATACTAGTTGAGGATGATGCACTAAAGCCCGTGCGATCGCAACTCTTTGTTTTTGTCCGCCTGAGAGTCCATCAGGATAGTAACTTAGTCTTTCTCCTAAGCCAACTGTGGTTAACATAGCGGCGGCTTTGGTTTGTGCTTCCTGAAAAGAAACACTATTATTCATTTCAAACGGCATTTGGACATTTTGTTGGGCTGTGAGAAAACCCATTAAGTTATGCGATTGAAATATATAGCCAATATTGCGGCGCACTTGTACCATATCATTTTTACTTGCGCCCCGAAGTTCTTTGTCTAAGATTTTTAGGCTACCTGATTGTACAGAACGCAAACTACCAATCAGTGTCAGTAAAGTCGTTTTACCTGAACCAGAAGGGCCGGTCATGATGACAATTTCTCCCGGTTTTATTTCTAGATTGATATCAAAAAGAATCTGCTTTTTGAGCGAACCTTCACCATAATAGTGATTGAGATGAGAAATAGCGATCGCAGATGACATAATAATTCGTAATTCCCAATAACAAGCAACTAAAAAATGTCAGCAGGGTCAGCCGCTTGTAATTTTCGCATGGCTATAGATGCTGAAATGGAACACATCAAAGTTGTGAGAATAAATATAAATATGGCTCTATCTAAAGTCATCATGATTGGTAGCAATGTTGCTTGACGCGTAATCATATACAACCCTTGAGAAATCGCAATTCCAGGAATAAAGCCGATGGCTGCTAAAATTAAGGCTTCTTGAAAGACAATGACTAGTAAATATCTATTTTTGAAACCTATGGCTTTGAGTGTTGCATATTCTGGTAAGTGATCAGAAACATCGCTATAAAGAATTTGATAAACAATCACTGCACCAACTATAAAACCAATAATTGCTCCTAAAGTAAAAGTGAATCCTACAGGGGTGCTAGTATTCCAAAAGCTTTTTTCTTGAGCGATTAACTCTTGTTTGGAGAGAACCTTGACATCTGTGGGTAAGTTGGCTTTCAAATTAGCAATTACCCAATTTACATCAACTCCAGGTTCTAGCTTAATTAGTCCAAAGTCTATTAATCCTTGCTGTCGTCTTTTGTTAGCAAATAAACGCAGAAAATTTACATCACTAGTAACGATATTGCCATTAATACCAAAAGATGTTCCTAATCTGAATAAACCAACAACATTGATTTGACGGTTATTTAATTCCGTTGTAACTTGATTGTTTTCTTCAAATTGAGCAACAATCTTGCCAAACTCTTGACGCGAACCACGATCAAATAAAACAGTATCTGGTTCTCTAAGATAGTTTAAATTTTCCTCTACACCAGTTAAATTAACTACTTTTTCTTCGGGATTAAACCCAATAGCGAAAATTTGCCAAGTCTGTTGATTATCAGGATTTTTCCAGGGAACTGAATCTAAATAAATCGGACTAACTGATTGCACACCTGTAAAACCTAATGCCTGATATAATCTCCGTTGCGAGAATTGATCAAGAGAAATCAAAGCCTTATACCGAGAACTAACTAGTACAATCTCACCTTCTAAACTGTTGTGTAATTGTACTGCACCATCAAATAAAGCTTCACGAATACCAAGCTGCAAGAACATTAGCACATCTGCAAAGGCAATACCAGCGATCGCTACTAACATCCGTGCTTTTTCTCGTGATAATTGCAACCATGCTAAAGGAATTTTGCGTTTAAACATAATTAGTTACTCCCTACTCCCCAGTCATCGCAACTCTAACTTTAGAATTTGTTAAACCCTCTACCTTTTGACTCGACTCTGGGGTGAGGCGAATTTTAACTTCTACTACTCGTGAATCAATGTCGGCTGCGGGGTCGGTGCTGAGTACGTCTTTTTTGGCTATCAGTAAGCCAATGTCATCTACTGTCCCTTCTAGTTTTTCTCGGAAGTTAAGTTGGGTGATAGTTGCACTTTGTCCGATTTTGACGCGATTGATGTCAACTTCATAAACTTCTGCAACGACATACATTTGATTAGTCTGTCCAATTTCTACAATCCCTTTGTCGCTGACTACTTCCCCACCCCAAGTATGAATTTTTAAGATTTGACCGACTTTAGGCGATTTAACATAAGCTAAATCTAAGTTAGCTTGAGCTTCTTGTACGGCGGCTTTGGCATTTTCTACTTCTGCTTGTGCGGCTTGCACATCAGTGGGACGCACCTCTGCAATCTTTTCTAAAGTGGCTTTTGCTTGTCTGAGTCTTTCTTTGAGGGTTTCTGATGTTTGAGTCTGGTTAGCCACAGCCTCCCGTAAACTCTCTTGTGCTGTTTCTAGGGTTAATTTTTTGCTATCTCCCATAGAAACAGAAACAGCACCTGTTTTTTGCAGATATTGGTAACGCTGATATTCTATTTCAGCATTTCTAACTTCGGCTTCTAAGCGTTTGACTGTCGCTACTCTAGCAACTACTTCTTGACGCAGTTCAGCTTCTAATTCAGATATTATGGCTTGTTGAGCAGCAATTTCTCCCTGTTTTGCCCCAGCTTTTACCTGTGCTAATTGTGATTGGGCAACTTTAACCTGTTGTTTGGCTCTATTTAAAGTTGCCAGCCGAATATCCCGATTATCTAGAATAGCAATGATTTGACCTTTCTGAATGCGATCGCCCTGTTTCACTAAAAGTTCTGCTACGCGATTACTACCAGCCGTCTGCGAAACCGATACTTGTATCACTTCCCCTTCGGGTTCTATCCGACCTAAAGCTGTCACTGCTTTCATTACAGGACGGCTAACAACGGAAGTAGCTTTTTCCCCAGAATTTCCCGCACTGGACAAAAAATACAATGAACTCGCACCACTAGCCACAGCTAAAGCCACAGCACCCACAATCAGGGTTCTATTAGGATACTTAAAATTCCTAACTCGGTCTGGTTGAAGGTTTTGCATAAAGTCACCGCCGGAGTTGGAGAAGCTAAATTTACTGTGTACAACATTTGTTACTAAAATATATTTATTCAACTTGTTGTATACAAACTCTAGTGTACACTGAAGAAAATATCTGTCAAGTATTTCCCTATGGGTTTATCGCAAGCAATTCTGACCTGTTTAATTGATGCTCCTCACAGTGGTTATGATCTGTCTAAGGTCTTTAGTGAATGTGTAGGTTATTTTTGGCAAGCTTCCCAGCAACAAATTTACAGAGAATTAGGGAAACTGGAGTCAACAGGCTTGGTTGTGTCCGAGATTATTCCTCGTGAAGGTCGCCTAGACAAGAAAATTTACTCAATCACAGAACAGGGGAAACAGCATTTAGTGGAATGGATGCACAAACCTAGTGAACCTAATGTCATTAGAGAAGATGTGTTAGTGAAGATTTTTTCTGGTAGTTTAGTACCAGTTAATGTGCTGATAGAAGACGTAGAACGTCATCGGAGAGTTCATATAGACAAATTATCGACATATCGACAAATAGAGCAAGAAAAATGTCCTCCATCAAAAGTATTAACTAAGGAAGAGAAACTGAGAACTTTAGTTTTAAGAGCAGGGATGAGATATGAACAAACCTGGATAGATTGGTGTGATGAAACACTTGAAATATTAAAAAATCTACCCCCAGATTGAAGCATATCTAGTAGTCCGCATTAAGTGTCTAGTTTTTGAGAATAAAAAATAGCACTTATAATTTAATTTATAAAAATTTTGAGACTGCATAAACCCAGGTTCTCCAATAGATTGGGTTTATGCAGTCTCAAGTATGATTTAAAATCGCTATATAAATAAAACCCCGGAGTTTTTCCAGGGTTATCCTCGTGAACCACTATTTAATTTTTATCTAATTACTCTAGAAAGAATGAAAATCATCTAGCCATAATTCTCTTATTTATGTCTTAATCTGGTGGTAATTTAAATTACTTTATCCATCAAGTTAGAAGCTTCTAGATATATAAAATTCGTCTTATAGAAAAATATGCACAGCATTCAAGTGCTTTTTAACCGATGATTTTGAGACATATTTCAGGTTTTTATGTCCAAGGAGTCAAGCTTTAGCACTTGTTTTATTTAGAATATTAGTAAAGAATGAAATCAGCCTCTAGTAATATAGTAGGTCATCTTGGTAATAACCTAACCTTATCCAATGTCCGTAGTCCGCGCAAGCGGACTTTATTTATATCAGCTATTATGTCCGAATTTTTAATATTTTAGGCTTGATTAAGGGAATTACATAGGAGACAATGAAAACGCTATCTGACATAATTGTCAATTACAAAGGTAGCAATTAGCCCTTGTAGTTAGTCCGCTTTGGCGGACTTTATTAATAATGTTGATTAATTTTAATTATTATTGTTATATCTAAAAAAGAGCTTTATTATTGGTGAATCTGGGTGCGAACGTTGTTAATTTCAATATCAATTATTGTGTATTTTTTACTACCACGACGATATAAGAATAGAAGCATTAACTACAAATTTTTAATTTACTTCTATTCTAGTTACAGTAACCAATTGTAGACTGTTATTGGAGATAAAAATGTGGGCAATGTAGGTAAAAAACGATTGGAAACTGTGTTAGCAATTACCACCTATGCCATTGGTAGTGGTACGGCTTCAGTTGCACCCACACCAGGAGGAGAAATTCCCAAACAGTTCATATTAACTGCTTCTGATATTCTTATGTACACCACTATTTGGAGGATTTATTTTGAAGAAGAATTATCAACTAAGGGACTAATAGAAATATTGGCAGAGTTGGGTTTAGTAACATTTGGTGCTACGGGAACAGCCTATATAGTTAGTAAAGCGAGTACAGCAATTTTAAAAGAAATTACTAATTGGGCTGGACCATTGGGATGGGGGTTTACAGCTGCGATCGCAGGGTCTTTAAGCGGCTTATTTGGTGCTATTTGGGCAATATATTGTGATCACCTTTATTCTCAAAAAGAACAGCCAGTTTAAATAAACCTGGAAATATGTAAGCTATAAATACAACATGGATTCAGTTGTATAATACATCCCTATTTCTCAATTCCATTTTTCAAACAAAAGCGGCTACTCACAGGTTAAGGGAACACCAAAAAATAAATTATCCACAATTGATGATTGGGTAGGGTGCGTCAGTATGAATAATTTCTGAGTATAGTTAGGTTCTATTGCACATCTAATTATTCTCCTGCATTTTTCTCACAATTTTAGTTACTAAACTTCTAGGTATAAATCTGACAAGTTTTGCCATAATTTTATTTTCTAGCCCAGGAATAACAATGGTTTTACCCTTCATTAAACCCCGATAACCAATCTCTGCTACTGTTTGAGCATCCATCATATTTTTCTTCTTAATCAGCTTCGAGTCTGCCATTCCGGTTCTTTCATGAAAAGCTGATTCCGTTGTTCCTGGACACATAACTGTCACAGTCACACCTGTACCTTCTAATTCATTAGCAAGTGCTTCGGAGAAAGATAAAACATAGGCTTTAGTAGCAAAATAAACTGCCATTAAAGGGCCTGGTTGAAAAGCAGCAGATGACGCAACATTTAAGATTTTCCCCTCACCTTGCTTGACCATATTTTTCAAAAATAACTTAGTTAAATGGGTCAAACATACCAAATTAACCTGGAGCATTTCCAGTTCATCATTAAGGCTTGTTTCATTAAACAATCCATAAGTGCCAAATCCCACGTTATTGACGAGTACATCAACATTAATGCTTTCCTGTTGTAACTCTGTGAAAATTTCTTCAGGAGAAGTTGATCGAGATAAATCTTTACTAATAATTTTGAGAGAAATATGAAATTTTTCTTGAAATTCAGTAGCAATTTCTGTGAGTTTTAATTGGTTTCTATCTACTAGTACAAGATTGTAACTATCATGAGCAAAAATACGTGCTAGTTCGTAACCAATGCCACTAGCTGCACCAGTAATCAGAGCAGTTTTCTTGTAAGACTGATCGTGTGTTTTATTCATATGTAATGTTATGACAAGTAATAGTAATAGATTTTCTACTTAGTGTTTAGGTGCTTCTTACTTAAGATATATACTTACCAATTGATATTTCTTAAATAAGATCAAACCCTACAACAGTATATTTAAAGTATTGCCATAATTCTGTATTAAGATATGCCAGTTGTAAAATTTCTCAGAGCAAATTTGAATAGCTTAGATTGTTTGGTCAAGTTTATATTTTTAGAGAAATTCACCATGCTTTGTAGAGACGTACAATAGCACAATACATTTCAGACAAGCCCAAAAGTTTCATGTATAGACGCGATAAATTGCGTCTTTTAATAGTTTTAAAATAAACCTAAATCTAGATATTTTGAGCAAAAATACCCTATATCACTTAAATTTTCACTCTTGACAGAGTGTACCTAAACCTGGAAATATGCAACCTATATGTAAAAAATCTATTCGTCAAACATCCGTGAAAACAGACAGCATATTCTACCGATTGTTTCAAAGTTTCCCTGGCATCTTCTTTGAACTTATTGACCAGTCTCCAACAATAGCAAATATCTATCAATTTTCGTCAGTTGAAGTCAAGCAACTGGCATTTCGCATTGATGGGGTATTTCTTCCCAACAACGATACATTACCTATTTATTTTGTTGAAGTTCAATTTCAACCAGACAAAAAAATATATTCACGGCTCTTTACAGAAATCTTCCTGTATCTGGATAAAACCGAATTGCTCAATAATTGGCAAGGAGTAATTGTTTATCCTAGTAAAAGTATTGATATAGGAGAAACAGAAAGATATATAGAATTACTGACATCGCAACGAGTAAAACGTGTCTATCTTGATGAGTTAAACTCAAAAGATGAACAATCAATTGGTATAGAGACAGTCAAGTTAGTTATTGAACCCGAAACCACTGCGGGGATGAAAGCCAGGGAGTTAATAGTCCTTGCTCGACAACAAATAACAGATGAAATTACCCAAC from Nostoc sp. UHCC 0870 includes these protein-coding regions:
- a CDS encoding DevA family ABC transporter ATP-binding protein — its product is MSSAIAISHLNHYYGEGSLKKQILFDINLEIKPGEIVIMTGPSGSGKTTLLTLIGSLRSVQSGSLKILDKELRGASKNDMVQVRRNIGYIFQSHNLMGFLTAQQNVQMPFEMNNSVSFQEAQTKAAAMLTTVGLGERLSYYPDGLSGGQKQRVAIARALVHHPQLVLADEPTAALDSKSGRDVVNLMQQLAKEQGCTILLVTHDNRILDIADRIIHMEDGYLAGLTSMRTENYH
- the devC gene encoding ABC transporter permease DevC — translated: MFKRKIPLAWLQLSREKARMLVAIAGIAFADVLMFLQLGIREALFDGAVQLHNSLEGEIVLVSSRYKALISLDQFSQRRLYQALGFTGVQSVSPIYLDSVPWKNPDNQQTWQIFAIGFNPEEKVVNLTGVEENLNYLREPDTVLFDRGSRQEFGKIVAQFEENNQVTTELNNRQINVVGLFRLGTSFGINGNIVTSDVNFLRLFANKRRQQGLIDFGLIKLEPGVDVNWVIANLKANLPTDVKVLSKQELIAQEKSFWNTSTPVGFTFTLGAIIGFIVGAVIVYQILYSDVSDHLPEYATLKAIGFKNRYLLVIVFQEALILAAIGFIPGIAISQGLYMITRQATLLPIMMTLDRAIFIFILTTLMCSISASIAMRKLQAADPADIF
- a CDS encoding ABC exporter membrane fusion protein, with product MQNLQPDRVRNFKYPNRTLIVGAVALAVASGASSLYFLSSAGNSGEKATSVVSRPVMKAVTALGRIEPEGEVIQVSVSQTAGSNRVAELLVKQGDRIQKGQIIAILDNRDIRLATLNRAKQQVKVAQSQLAQVKAGAKQGEIAAQQAIISELEAELRQEVVARVATVKRLEAEVRNAEIEYQRYQYLQKTGAVSVSMGDSKKLTLETAQESLREAVANQTQTSETLKERLRQAKATLEKIAEVRPTDVQAAQAEVENAKAAVQEAQANLDLAYVKSPKVGQILKIHTWGGEVVSDKGIVEIGQTNQMYVVAEVYEVDINRVKIGQSATITQLNFREKLEGTVDDIGLLIAKKDVLSTDPAADIDSRVVEVKIRLTPESSQKVEGLTNSKVRVAMTGE
- a CDS encoding PadR family transcriptional regulator gives rise to the protein MGLSQAILTCLIDAPHSGYDLSKVFSECVGYFWQASQQQIYRELGKLESTGLVVSEIIPREGRLDKKIYSITEQGKQHLVEWMHKPSEPNVIREDVLVKIFSGSLVPVNVLIEDVERHRRVHIDKLSTYRQIEQEKCPPSKVLTKEEKLRTLVLRAGMRYEQTWIDWCDETLEILKNLPPD
- a CDS encoding SDR family NAD(P)-dependent oxidoreductase; translated protein: MNKTHDQSYKKTALITGAASGIGYELARIFAHDSYNLVLVDRNQLKLTEIATEFQEKFHISLKIISKDLSRSTSPEEIFTELQQESINVDVLVNNVGFGTYGLFNETSLNDELEMLQVNLVCLTHLTKLFLKNMVKQGEGKILNVASSAAFQPGPLMAVYFATKAYVLSFSEALANELEGTGVTVTVMCPGTTESAFHERTGMADSKLIKKKNMMDAQTVAEIGYRGLMKGKTIVIPGLENKIMAKLVRFIPRSLVTKIVRKMQENN
- a CDS encoding Rpn family recombination-promoting nuclease/putative transposase; protein product: MKTDSIFYRLFQSFPGIFFELIDQSPTIANIYQFSSVEVKQLAFRIDGVFLPNNDTLPIYFVEVQFQPDKKIYSRLFTEIFLYLDKTELLNNWQGVIVYPSKSIDIGETERYIELLTSQRVKRVYLDELNSKDEQSIGIETVKLVIEPETTAGMKARELIVLARQQITDEITQRDIIQLIETIIIYKFPKVSRKEIEQMLGLSDLKQTKVYQEGKQEGKQEGKLEAVPFMLSLGATVEQIAEQLGLDIEQVRQVAQSQQSQQQK